One genomic segment of Ferrimonas sp. YFM includes these proteins:
- the rpmB gene encoding 50S ribosomal protein L28, which yields MSKVCQVTGKRPVTGNNVSHAKNHTKRRFLPNLQTHRFWVEGEKRFVKLRVSTKGMRIIDKKGIDVVLAELRARGEKV from the coding sequence ATGTCTAAAGTATGTCAAGTTACCGGCAAGCGTCCGGTAACCGGGAACAACGTTTCCCACGCTAAAAACCACACTAAGCGTCGTTTTCTGCCCAACCTGCAAACCCACCGTTTCTGGGTTGAAGGCGAGAAGCGCTTCGTGAAGCTGCGCGTATCCACCAAAGGTATGCGTATCATTGATAAGAAGGGTATCGATGTAGTTCTGGCTGAACTGCGTGCCCGCGGTGAGAAGGTTTAA
- the rpmG gene encoding 50S ribosomal protein L33 has protein sequence MAAKGGREKIRLVSTAGTGHFYTTDKNKRNMPEKFEIKKFDPKARKHVLYKEAKIK, from the coding sequence ATGGCAGCTAAAGGTGGTCGTGAGAAGATCCGTCTGGTATCCACTGCTGGTACTGGTCACTTCTATACTACTGACAAGAACAAGCGCAACATGCCTGAAAAGTTCGAAATCAAAAAGTTCGATCCTAAGGCTCGTAAGCACGTTCTGTACAAGGAAGCCAAGATCAAGTAA
- the mutM gene encoding bifunctional DNA-formamidopyrimidine glycosylase/DNA-(apurinic or apyrimidinic site) lyase: protein MPELPEVEVTRQGVTPHLMGRTVARVVVRQPKLRWPVPPEILQLEGQVITAVSRRAKYLLVESEAGVLILHLGMSGSLRVLSPAPPPEKHDHLDIELDSGAVLRLNDPRRFGAALWWTLPLDAHPLIAKLGPEPLSAAFNAQHLANCLKGRTKAVKLALMDNHVVVGVGNIYANEALFSAGIDPRKPGGELTPTAIERLVTEVKGVLSRAITQGGTTLKDFTQADGKPGYFAQELLVYGKGGQPCPVCADELQTVKLGQRTTTYCPSCQR from the coding sequence ATGCCTGAACTGCCGGAGGTTGAGGTTACCCGTCAGGGGGTGACACCCCATCTGATGGGACGCACCGTGGCCAGGGTGGTGGTGCGTCAGCCCAAGCTGCGCTGGCCAGTGCCACCGGAGATTTTGCAGCTGGAGGGGCAGGTGATCACCGCCGTCAGCCGCCGGGCCAAGTATCTGCTGGTGGAGAGTGAGGCCGGGGTGCTGATCCTGCACCTGGGGATGTCTGGCAGCCTGCGGGTGTTGTCGCCGGCGCCGCCGCCGGAGAAACACGATCACCTGGACATCGAGCTGGACAGTGGTGCGGTGCTGCGACTGAACGATCCCAGGCGCTTTGGCGCCGCCTTGTGGTGGACCCTGCCCTTGGACGCCCACCCACTCATCGCCAAATTGGGCCCTGAGCCACTCTCTGCGGCCTTCAATGCCCAACACCTGGCAAACTGCCTTAAGGGGCGCACCAAGGCAGTCAAATTGGCGCTGATGGACAATCACGTGGTGGTGGGCGTCGGCAACATCTACGCCAACGAAGCGCTGTTCAGTGCCGGCATCGATCCCCGCAAGCCCGGAGGCGAGTTGACGCCGACGGCCATCGAGCGGTTGGTGACCGAGGTGAAGGGGGTATTGAGCCGGGCGATCACCCAGGGGGGCACCACCTTGAAAGACTTCACCCAGGCCGATGGCAAGCCGGGTTACTTCGCCCAGGAGCTGCTGGTGTACGGCAAAGGGGGCCAGCCCTGTCCGGTGTGTGCCGATGAGCTGCAGACGGTGAAGCTGGGACAGCGCACCACCACTTACTGCCCCAGCTGTCAGCGCTGA
- the coaD gene encoding pantetheine-phosphate adenylyltransferase, producing MKRIAIYPGTFDPITNGHLDLIKRSAKLFDKVVVGIAASASKRPLFDLEKRVELAQAVTADMDNVEIQGFTGLLVDFAKDQNADVLIRGLRAVADFEYEFQLAGMNRHLHPEMETIFLTPAQEYTFISSSLVKDVAFHGGDVSNFLHPIVEQAVAEEMASRQ from the coding sequence ATGAAACGAATTGCCATCTACCCCGGAACCTTCGACCCCATCACCAATGGCCACCTGGACCTGATCAAGCGCAGCGCCAAGCTGTTTGACAAGGTGGTGGTGGGCATCGCCGCCAGCGCCAGCAAACGACCTTTGTTCGATCTGGAAAAACGGGTGGAACTGGCTCAGGCGGTCACCGCCGACATGGACAACGTGGAGATTCAGGGGTTCACCGGGCTGCTGGTGGATTTTGCCAAAGATCAGAACGCCGACGTGCTGATCCGCGGCCTGCGGGCGGTAGCGGATTTCGAGTACGAGTTTCAGCTGGCGGGGATGAACCGCCACCTGCACCCGGAGATGGAGACCATCTTCCTGACCCCGGCCCAGGAGTACACCTTCATCTCCTCCTCCCTGGTGAAGGACGTGGCCTTCCACGGCGGCGATGTCAGCAACTTCCTCCACCCCATCGTGGAACAGGCGGTGGCCGAGGAGATGGCCAGCCGCCAATGA
- the rfaD gene encoding ADP-glyceromanno-heptose 6-epimerase: protein MIIVTGGAGFIGSNLVKMLNNQGRTDILVVDELEDGTKFVNLADCDIADYLEKDRFLELVKAGHDFGEVEAVFHEGACSSTTEWNGRYMMENNYEYSKVLLHYCLDRKIPFLYASSASVYGMGPVFKEDRTHEKPLNVYGFSKFQFDQYVRRLLPTFESQVVGFRYFNVYGPREQHKGGMASVAFHLNTQIHKGENPKLFGAYDGYEAGGQTRDFIYVGDVCQVNLWAWQEKAESGIYNLGTGAAEPFQAVADAVIDFHGKGQVEYIEFPDKLKGRYQSFTEADMAKLRAAGYDRPFKTVAQGVAEYLAWLNQ from the coding sequence ATGATTATTGTGACCGGTGGAGCCGGGTTTATTGGAAGCAACCTGGTGAAGATGCTCAACAACCAGGGACGTACCGACATCCTGGTGGTGGATGAGCTGGAAGATGGCACCAAGTTCGTCAACCTGGCGGACTGTGACATCGCCGATTATCTGGAGAAGGATCGCTTCCTGGAGCTGGTGAAGGCGGGACACGACTTCGGTGAGGTGGAGGCGGTATTCCACGAGGGCGCCTGCTCCTCCACCACAGAGTGGAACGGCCGCTACATGATGGAGAACAACTACGAGTACTCCAAGGTGCTGCTGCACTACTGCCTGGACCGTAAGATCCCCTTCCTGTACGCCTCCTCCGCTTCGGTGTACGGCATGGGCCCGGTGTTCAAGGAGGATCGTACCCACGAGAAGCCTCTGAACGTCTACGGTTTCTCCAAGTTCCAGTTCGACCAGTATGTGCGCCGGTTGCTGCCCACCTTCGAAAGCCAAGTGGTGGGTTTCCGCTACTTCAACGTCTACGGACCCCGTGAGCAGCACAAGGGCGGCATGGCCAGCGTGGCCTTCCACCTCAACACCCAGATCCACAAGGGCGAAAATCCCAAACTGTTCGGCGCCTACGACGGCTACGAAGCCGGCGGCCAGACCCGTGACTTCATCTACGTCGGCGACGTGTGCCAGGTGAACCTGTGGGCCTGGCAGGAGAAGGCCGAGTCCGGCATCTACAACCTGGGCACCGGCGCCGCCGAACCCTTCCAGGCGGTGGCCGACGCGGTGATCGACTTCCACGGCAAGGGCCAGGTGGAGTACATCGAGTTCCCCGACAAGCTCAAGGGCCGTTACCAGAGCTTCACCGAAGCGGACATGGCCAAGTTGCGTGCCGCCGGTTACGACCGCCCCTTCAAGACCGTGGCCCAGGGCGTAGCTGAGTACCTGGCCTGGCTGAACCAGTAG